In Eriocheir sinensis breed Jianghai 21 chromosome 59, ASM2467909v1, whole genome shotgun sequence, the genomic stretch ccaaactcatacaaaatgttttaaaataggtctctctctctctctctctctctctctctctctctctctctctctctctctctctctctctctctctctctctctcatttatctcccttcctctctcatttatctcctcaTCTCTTACACGAAAACTACAATCCTATACTCGCCTTTATAGTCATGGGCAGGGTAGAGAGCAAATTCCTCCGGCAGACTCAGGATTTGGGAGTGCACGGAGTCGTACAGCGTGTCGGACGAGCCCTCCTGGAAATCGGTGCGCCCACAGCCTCGGATAAGCAGGGCGTCTCCAGTAAGGGCGAACTTCTCCTTGTGGCTGACGTAGGTGACGCAGCCttggtgggaggaagagggaaaggtggtggtggttgttgttggtggtggtggttgtggtggtggtgacaacttacccatggaaatactaacacaatctcaacctctacgaaaggattgattgattgattggcagTTTACTGTTGCAAGTTAACAATAAAGGCGAagggaggaaagttggaaagtttcgtttagtcggcgcaacatctgtggtcatatgctggagagagacaggagggggaaggaattataggagaagggaacagaccccaggagacgggacacaacccccgattaatacctggtacccattcactgctgagtggacaggggcgtagggtatcggaaaagccgcccaaatttttccactccgcctgggaatcgaacccgggctctctcgattgtgagccgagtgtgctaaccactgcaccacgaagcccccgagaagggaggagcatgccatcccaacccccaagcagtacagagtgtgattatacaattaGGGATACATATGAAAGGCTTATTTTAATTGGGTGTGTGAGCTTCGATATGTTTGAATGGTATGGACAAACTGCTAATCGAGTTCTTGAGGTGTTGGTAAGTTTCTATTTAAATTATGTTTCAAGTGTCcgtatagttttattttttttatctgtaatGTCTATAAAAGTGAGGTAGCCTACTGTTGTCGTAACGTTCACAAAGATTCCTTTTTAGtaccatttttttatacattctccAATATCAGTCACTTTCTTACAGcactcattcccttctttcatttcttaccATTGGTGTGCCCAGGAGTTCCGCGCACCTCCAGCTCCTGCTCACCGAACTTGACCAGCTCGCCGTGCACAACATGGATGTCTGCGTCAGCGCCGGACTCCTTGGATATCAGGGACTTGCAGCCAGGCACCAGCTTCTTGAGGAGCCCCGAGCCCGTGATGTGGTCGGCGTGCATGTGGGTGTTCACtgacggaggaggaaagggaaagcgtCACTGGGTCGTTTTTTCTTGTCTCTCAAAGCTTTGGTACGATTTGCTGCTCAGAATGTCTTTGTGTTCCCAGGTCTTTGTGGTTTGCTGTAGTGTGTATTTCAGTGTATGTTTTGTACTTGAAAAGGGAAAGCGTCACTGGGTCGTTTTTTCTTGCCTCTTAAAACTTTGGTACGATTTGCTGCTCAGAATGTCTTTGTGTTCCCAGTCCTTTGTGGTTTGCTGTAGTGTGTATTTCAGTGTATGTTTTGTACTTGAAAAGGGAAAGCGTCAGTGGGTCGTTTTTTCTTGTCTCTTAAAACTTTGGTACGACTCGTTGCTCAGAATGTCTTTGTTTTCCCCAGTCCTTTGTGGTTTGCTGTAGTGTGTATTTCAGTGTGTGTTTTGTACTTGAAAAGGGAAAGCGTCACTGGGTCGTTTTTTCTTGCCTCTTAAAACTTTGGTACGATTTGCTGCTCAGAATGTCTTTGTTTTCCCCAGTCCTTTGTGGTTTGCTGTAGTGTGTATTTCAGTGTATGTTTTGTACTTGAAAAGGGAAAGCGTCACTGGGTCGTTTTTTCTTGTCTCTCAAAGCTTTGGTACGACTCGTTGCTCAGAATGTCTTTGTGTTCCCAGGTCTTTGTGGTTTACTGTGGTGTGTTGCTCAGTGTGTTTTGTACTTGAAAAGGAAAGCTGTTTTAAGGACACTGTGCTTCGACGTCGGCAAATGCGGCACTTTAGGCTAAGAGCGAACTTACGAAAACTCTTTAAGAACACGTAGGCTTCTATACATATGTGCGAATTTTTGTAGTTGAAGACAAGGGAACTTATTATAATTACTCAAAGGAAACGCTGATACTCTATAGGCTGGGAATGACGTCCAACAAAACTTAGGAACAGTTACTAATATACTTAACACTGAATGGGGATTTCTGAGACATTTCTGACACACTGCGCGGTGATGAGATTGGCACGCCTGACTTTGAACCCGCGGGCATGAGTTCGAAATCCCTCAAATGCCACGTAAGGAGTAAAGTGACGGAGCTGGGCActaaggccacgcgtagctatagcatatgccctaAACTCTAACTTCACACCTTTAATTAAGAAGACCACCGGAATACTTACTGACATACTTGAGGTTCAGTCCCATCTCGCTGATCAGCTTGGCGTCTCGCTCAGCCAGTTCGATCACAGGGTCAACCAGTACGGCATCCTTGCTATCCGGGTCGGCTAGCAGGTACGTGTACGTGCAACTCTCCCGGTCGAAAAGCTGCGGGAAGGTATGCACGTGAGTtgtgagggaagatgaggagggtaaCGCCATTGAAAAGCAGTGTGAGTAAGCAGAAGGGATCGGAAGAGGAGGGcgtaagaagcgatacaaagcgatacaggttaaaagaaggagaaaggaaaagggaaagataattaAGATAAGTAAAGATAGGCTATGATAAGCAAAGTGTGTGAATATAAGAGatggttaagaagaggaggaggaggacgtaggaaGCGATACACAGCGATACAGgttaaaaggagaaaggaaaagggaaagataattaAGATAAGTAAAGATAGGCTATGATAAGCAAAGTGTGTGAATATAAGagatgattaagaagaggaggaggaggacgtaggaagcgatacaaagcgatacaggttaaaagaaggagaaaggaaaagggaaagataattaAGATAAGATAGGCTATGATAAGCAAAGTGTGTGAATATAAGagatgattaagaagaggaggaggaggacgtaggaagcgatacaaagcgatacaggtcaaaagaagaaggaaaagaggagaggggaaagtcaCCTACCCACACCCCAAGCCATAAACACAGACTTGCGGTAAAACAAAATCAATATACAACAGAAAAAGCAAATCTATAGACGATATGACACCCTATAAAACCTGTCCCCTATACTCCCCTATCCTATAATGCACCTGATAATCGCCgtataatgaagggaaggggagggaagggaagggaaaggaagggggagaatgagacgtaatggggaggaatggaaacggaagggaggtgaagggggagaagggcatggagagggaagggaagggaagggaagggaagggaaggaaaaaaaagaagatagtgaagtggaagagggagaagagaggaagataaggagggggaggaggagaggaggaaagaaggaaaggaaaaaaaatatgaatggaagagaaggaaaaaaaggaaaacagtgaagtagaagaggaagagagaaaggaagatgaggaggaggaggaggaaagaaggataggaaggagaggaaggagaggaaaaaaagatgaatggaagagaaggaaaaaaaaaaggaaaatagtggagtggaagaggcagaagagaggaagataaggaggaggaggaggaggaggaggaaacaaacacTCGCCATGACAattacaaaacaacaaacaacaacaacaaaaatagaagaaaaaaaaagaaaatgggggagAGAATAATCGGATCATAAAAGtcatatatataaaaatcgatACTCATTACGTAGAAGGGGGaaggttgtgctggtggtggagggggggagggggaggaggggggggtgaccACGTGGGTTTGTTATTGTCCCAGGGAGCCCCGACCCCGTTTATACGAATCACCTAATCTCGTTTATCCGTAATATGTCCGTTAGTGTTTATTttgtagtttattttattttattttatttatttatatatttatttattttattattattttttttgtgtgtgtgtgtttgtgtgtgtattatttggGTCAGATATAGAAAGGTGagagccattgtgtgtgtgtgtgtgtgtgtgcgtgtgtgtgtgtgtgtgtgtgtgtgtatacctcaaGGGTCCACTGTATACTAAACCCCAATACTCCCACACCatgcattattctctctctctctctctctctctctctctctctctctctctctcaaggtctgaTTTCAATCCCTTcactcaaaacaacaacaacaacaacaacaacaacaacaacaacaataataataataataataataataataataataaacagctCAGGTATGCAATTCTAATTAGTTCCTGGACAGGTGATTCATTAATATGGGGTACAGGTGGACAGTGCTacgtcaggtaaggttaggtaagaacagggaagggaatgaacggTAGGGTTTAAtaagtaagttaaggtaaggtgagggaaggaggaggaatggaaagggaaagaaagggaaggggagggaagggaaagggaggtaggattaagtaaggtaaagcaaggaatggtaagattaggtaaggaaagagaagaggaaaggagaggaaaagaaatgagacaaagaaaagagaaggaaagggaaggccagggaaaggaaaggaatgagagacagatagatagatagatagatagataaagaaacataaataaggtGATGGAATGGAaacgaaatgaagggaaaggaaaacgaaggaaagatgaggtgaggaaaggttaggttaggtaaaaaaataaaacaaaaaaacatttccTAATTTAGACGAGAAACATAAATAAGGTGATGGAATAGAaacgaaatgaagggaaaggaaaacgaaggaaagatgaggtgaggaaaggttaggttaggtaaaaaaataaaacaaaaaaacatgtaaTTTAGACGATCAAGTAAACAATGGGAAAAGAGTTTAATTCAAAAGTCCCTGAATACGAGTAATATTAGATGAGTTACCGTTAAAAAAAGTTAATATTGATGATGCAAATACAAACAtgatttacctctctctctctctctctctctctctctctctctctctctctctctctctctctctctctctctctctctctctctctctcgcagaggTTATGTAAGCAGTGACCTTGAGTTTAATACATATACCTactcttcctgctctctctctctctctctctctctctctctctctctctctcaggtagcaACGGTAGCACAGGTAATACAGGTAAGGTAAATAAAGCCAGAAATCACGTGACTAATAAATTGATTGCAAGACCTTACCTGTATCTACCTGGTCAATAGTGAAAGTCTGATTACCTGGACCCACGAaaggtgtatctctctctctctctctctctctctctctctctggttgggttgggttgaggaGAGGTTGTGAAGGGTGAggaatggttgtgtgtgtgtgtgtgtgtgtgtgtgtgtgtgtgtgtgtgtgtgtgtgtacccgggtTCCGTATATGACCAGGTTTGGGAGGAATGAACCCAGTAGAAATTTTTAaagggtggtgctggtggtgcttggtggaggtgattgtggtggtggtggttggtggtggtggtggttggtggtggtggaaggggtttAAATttcctcggtggtggtggtggtggtgatgttggtggtgatggtggtggtgtttcatcctattttcgtatacatataatatttctctctctctctctctctctctctctctctctctctctctctctctctctctctctctctctctctctctctctctcttccaatttcctttcctttccttcctttttacaatACActtcatattcctctctctctctctctctctctctctctctctctctctctcacacacacacacacacacacacacacacacacacacacacacacacgcaagcacaatTTTCACATcacgaaacaggaagaaaaaaataatgataataatataatcgAAAATATGTTTCGTTTAAtcaataagtctctctctctctctctctctctctctctctctctctctctctctctctctctctctctctcgcgtgggGTATGACAGTGATATAATAAgcctcaatctctcccttccttctctctctctctctctctctctctctctctctctctctctctctctctctctctctctctctctctcctctgtttttctctcccttcctcctcctcctttcacctacattttctttttttcctcctctttttcttttttttctctattccttcgtcctcttcttcccttcttcctttgtcctcctcctcctcctgaaagtcctccatcctcacctcttccttctcctcctccgcccacacatcctcccttccttcctatctttcctcccacactccttcctcctcctcctcctctccctctccctctctcttcctctccattattcGCATCCggttattcctccctccctcccttctttcctccatctctccctccctccctttctctccctgatAATTGTTATAAGGTTGGTAAGcgactctctctatctctctctcctccctcctcctctccccctttctctctcccttgttttctcctcctctctttattttctctctctctctctctctctctctctctctctctctctctctctctctctctctctctctctctctctctctcctttctctctcctgttatcgcacatttctctctctctctctctctctctctctctctctctctctctctctctctctctctctctctctctctctctctctcccttgtctctcctttctctcgctctcccttgtctctcctttactctctctctctctctctctctctctctctctctctctctctccttcgcttcccttccctccaccttacctttcctcctcctcctcctcctcctcccccccccccagcaatCAGGGCCCAGCTGTGAACGCCCCGtaaccctttgtgtgtgtgtgtgtgtgtgtgtgtgtgtgtgtgtcagtctagCGTGCGAGGCCCCGCCAAACACACGTGCGTTTCtccaccacccaacaccaccatcatcaccactcaacaccaccatcatcaccacccaacaccaccaccatcaccacccaacaccaccaccatcatcaccactcaacaccacatTACATTACCActttttcctccaccaccaccatcaccactactattaaGAAGCTactgtacgtctctctctctctctctctctctctctctctctctctctctctctctctctctctctctctctctctctctctctctccactactattacgtttatttttcttcctatctcaatctctctctacctcacttccttctcaccttctcttcttcctccttctcctcctcctcctcctcctcatcatcatcatcatcatattttcctctttctctttaatacGTGAAATTTCTCTCGTGCATCAGCtgtcagtactctctctctctctctctctctctctctctctctctctctctctctgaaccacgTGAAAGTTTAGCAAggaaaccacaacaacaacaacaacaactactactactactactactactactaccaaaacaaCAACCGCAACACATGGACGAACAAAACTAACTATACATAACATTTTCAACgatgatttttgttttgttgtgttgtgaCTCCATAAACTTGTGTCGTGTATTTGTGTTGCCATTCGTAAACACAAACTGATATGTGACAAACTCCTGTGGGCgtgtgtgttgcgttgtgttgtggcTATGTGTGAAAAATCTCTCTTGCTTGTGTTGTAACCCCGAAGTGTATTGCGGTGTGTTGCGAGTGTGATCAGAGGTAGTGTGCTTGGTGATTCTCTCTGTGTTGGCGGTAATGGGTGTTTCGTCAGTATTGCCAATGTTGAGGTGTATTCCGAGTGTGCGATATCAGAGCCTCAGAGGTTATGTGCGTGGTGACTGTGTTGGCGATAATGGGTGTTTCGTCAGTATTGCCAATGTTGAGGTGTGTTGCGAATGTGATCAGAGGTATGTGCGCGGTGATTGTCTCTGTGTTGGCTATACTAGGTGTTGCGTCAGTGTTGctaaaacccctccccccccccccaacgccACAATTGTATCACTGGTATTGTTGGTCTATTCAGGTATCAATCAACTcaggtaaataaaagaaatatccgAATCATATTGCAAACTCTTATTAAATCTTCGTATTAACAGAAATGGAGACTTAGACTGAAACAAAGCACAACTATACACGATTTTAAATAAAGTTATGTCATTGGGTCTTACATGAACTTAACTTACGTAGATGTTATTGAAGGTTTAAATGGAGACTTAGACTGAAACAAAGCACAACTATACACGATTTTAAATAAAGTTATGTCATTGGGTCTTACATGAACTTAACTTACGTAGATGTTATTGAAGGTTTAAATATGGAAGACTGCACGATTTAATAAACTTGAGATGATGGAGACTTAGACTGAAACAAAGCACAACTATACACGATTTTAAATAAAGTTATGTCATTGGGTCTTACATGAACTTAACTTACGTAGATGTTATTGAAGGTTTAAATATGAAAGACTGACGATTAAATAAACTTGAGATGATGGAGATTTAGACTGAAACAAAGCACGACTATACACGATTTTAAATAAAGTTATGTCATTGGGTCTTACATGAACTTAACTTACGTAGATGTTATTGAAGGTTTAAATATGGAAGACTGACGATTTAATAAACTTGAGATGATGGAGATTTAGACTGAAACAAAGCACGACTATACACGAATCTAAAAGTTATGTCACTGGGTCTTACATGAACTTAACTTACGAAGATGTTATTGAAGGTTTAAATATGAAAGACTGACGAATAAATGAACTTGAGACGGCAATAGAGGTTTGAAATACATGACTGCTAAATATATAAGCCTGAGATGTATTAATAGaggtaataaatgaaataaattacTAATGACAGGTGCATCACTTATAAGGAAATAAACCTAAGATATTAATAGAAGTCATAAATGAAGAAAACGGCTTAGGATGAGAAGTGAATGAAGGGCAAACTTGCTTAtattgattttctttgttttaattcGTTTTTATCAGCGTGTTTAAGGCAGAACAAGGAACCAGTGAACAAATGGagaactgagatagatagatagagagtgagagggaaggagaaagaaaacaaagagaaagaaagaagagaaagagagaaggacgagagaaaagagagagagagagagagagcgaaaggagaagttagagagagggagagaaaaagacaagagaataaaataaataaagaaaagaagtaaagaaaaattgtTTGATGTAGAAACTTGTCGCAACGAAACCGAAAGTGACGccagacggaaaaaaagaaaaaaaaagaaagaaaagaaaatctaaccacaggaaaaaaaaataaaggtgaaggttgtaaaataaaaactaaataaaacaaaaaggcgataaaaacagagacaagaaaacaataaataacaaaactaaataaaatgaataaaatgaaaataaaataataatgaaaaataatgagacgaaaagagggaaaggaagattgaaataaggaagaagaagaagaagaagaagaagaagaagaagaagaagaagaagaagaagaaaaagaaagaaaagaaaggggaggaaataaaacaaaaggagaaaataaattaaggaaaaaataaagaaaaaaagaaaacaaaaactaaataaagaaaagaaaaagaaaacaaggaaagcaacaaaacaacaactacatcaacaacaacaacaacaacagacgaaCACCAgagacccccctcctcccctaccccaccccgcccccccacccactgaccacccaccacccacctaaCGGACGCCCAATTAAGGTAGACTGTCCTTTAATACACTgatcaccttctgtgtgtgtgtgtgtgtgtgtgtgtgtgtaaggaagggtggaggtaagaggttgtcagtctctctctctctctctctctctctctctctctctctctctctctctctctctcaagggtacTCTATTGCGTCATTTGTttacgtatatattttcctaacgCGTCCGAACTCAAACCCAAGTCACGttctagtggtagtagtagtagtagtagtagtagtagtagtagtagtagtagaagtagtagtagtagtagtagttaaattATTACAGAAGTGGGTGGGTGTACGTCATGtcattgcatctctctctctctctctctctctctctctctctctctctctctctctctctctctctcacaagttacctttccactctccttccttgttctctctctctctctctctctctctctctctctctctctctctctcctcctcctcctcctcccttctcttcttcctcctcacactgaTCCCTCAACCTtcgttaccctcctcctcctcctccttaatcttcttccttctcttcctcctttcgtgtttctttcttttcctctccctcctcttccctctttcgtcctttcctcttccctatcttccaatttttctctcaccctcttccctctttcctctttccctcccctccccttcccttaacctttcctccccttcaacctCTCTTCCCCATTCATTGTCT encodes the following:
- the LOC126985290 gene encoding persulfide dioxygenase ETHE1, mitochondrial-like — protein: MLRGVLRPAVQLTSRYAPPRPPSYSFCLREKEKARTIAASLRWLSQVGGSGSMIFRQLFDRESCTYTYLLADPDSKDAVLVDPVIELAERDAKLISEMGLNLKYVMNTHMHADHITGSGLLKKLVPGCKSLISKESGADADIHVVHGELVKFGEQELEVRGTPGHTNGCVTYVSHKEKFALTGDALLIRGCGRTDFQEGSSDTLYDSVHSQILSLPEEFALYPAHDYKGLTVTSVGEEKQYNPRLTKSKEEFIKIMENLGLAYPKKIDVSLPANKVCGLYNLPDDLAAKLQD